From Girardinichthys multiradiatus isolate DD_20200921_A chromosome 13, DD_fGirMul_XY1, whole genome shotgun sequence:
GAAAAGGCTGCTCgcctgtgtgagttctcatgtgaaTAGTTAAAAGGTCTTTTTTACCAAATCCTTTTTCACAAGttatacatgagaaaggcttctgGCCTGTGTGACTTGTCATGTGATTAGTTAAACCACTTTGactattaaacttttttttacaggtCGTgcatgagaaaggcttctcacctgtgtgtgTTCTCATGTGAATAGTTAAAAGGGTTTtcttactgaaacatttttcacaagtaatacatgagaaaggcttctcacctgtgtgactTCTCATGTGACGAGTCAAATTGCCTCTACTGTTGAACCTTTTTTCACAGGTtttacatgagaaaggcttctcacctgtgtgaattctcatgtgacAAGTTAAATTGCCTCTACTGGTGAACCGTTTACCACAGGTTGCACATGGGAAAGGCTGctcacctgtgtgagttctcatgtgaaTAGTTACAAGGTTTTTCTTACGAAAAcgtttttcacaaataatacatgagaaaggcttttCACCTGTGTGACTTCTCATGTGACTAGTTAAATTGCCTTTACTGGTGAACCTTTTGCCACAGGTTGTACATGAGAAAGGCTGCTCgcctgtgtgagttctcatgtgaaTAGTCAAAAGGTCTTtcttactgaaacatttttcacaagttatacatgagaaaggcttctcgCCTGTGTGACTTCtcatgtgactttttaaaccACTTTGACTATGGAACCTTTTCTCACAGGTTGTACATGTGAAAGGCATCTCgcctgtgtgagttctcatgtgaatagttaaaaggtttttcttactgaaacatttttcacaagtaatacatgagaaaggcttctcacctgtatGAATTCTCATGTGACTAGTTAAACTGCTTCGACTggtaaaccttttttcacaggttgtacatgagaaaggcttctccCCTGTATGAATTCTCATGTGACAAGTTAAATTGCCTCTACTGGTGAACCTTTTTCCACAGGTTGTACATGGAAAAGGCTGCTCGCCTGTGTGACTTCTCATGTGACTAGTTAAACCGCTTcgattattaaaccttttttcacagattgtacatgagaaaggctgctcacctgtgtgagttctcatgtgacGTGCCAAATGAGAACCgtttctgaagttttttttacagGACACACATGAGAAAGGATTCTCGCCTctgtgagttctcatgtgactttttaaacaAGATCTGTTTCTGAAACGTCTTTTACATGTCACACACGAGGAAGGATTCTcgcctgtgtgggttctcaaATGATAAGTTAAACTACTTCTTTCAATGTAACCCTTTCCACACTTCATACATGTGAAACGCTTTTCACCTGTGTGAGATCTCATGTGTCTAGTCAAGCGACTTTTTGTagtaaagattttgttgcaaaTTTTACAGTGTGTTGAACTGTCACAGGCTCCTTTCTGCTGTTTGGTTTTCTGGCAtttctcattttgtttctgctctTCATCTCTGTTTTCTCCAGGGTCTTGATCTTGGTTGTCAACTTCAGGAGAGGCCTGAAAGATGATTTGGTTCCTTTTTGGTTCTGTTTCATTGTGGGTTATTTGCACATTAGAAGGAATCACTAAAATGTCATCAGTCTCCTGTTTTGGCACAAGCTGCTCTTTATCCTGACTGATGCAGAgttcctcatcttcctctttgaACTGTTGATGTTCCAGTTCCTCTTGCTCCTGTTTGATCTGCAGAGGTTCTGATCCCTCTTGATTTAAAGTGGAGTTCCCCTCCTG
This genomic window contains:
- the LOC124879311 gene encoding oocyte zinc finger protein XlCOF6-like, whose translation is MSPVQPQRETIDEQLTPAEETFTEFKGIIVKTEEELDGQRRLLDFSRIPLIILHRIDFSQYYVCKEEGVPTELSNQEGNSTLNQEGSEPLQIKQEQEELEHQQFKEEDEELCISQDKEQLVPKQETDDILVIPSNVQITHNETEPKRNQIIFQASPEVDNQDQDPGENRDEEQKQNEKCQKTKQQKGACDSSTHCKICNKIFTTKSRLTRHMRSHTGEKRFTCMKCGKGYIERSSLTYHLRTHTGENPSSCVTCKRRFRNRSCLKSHMRTHRGENPFSCVSCKKNFRNGSHLARHMRTHTGEQPFSCTICEKRFNNRSGLTSHMRSHTGEQPFPCTTCGKRFTSRGNLTCHMRIHTGEKPFSCTTCEKRFTSRSSLTSHMRIHTGEKPFSCITCEKCFSKKNLLTIHMRTHTGEMPFTCTTCEKRFHSQSGLKSHMRSHTGEKPFSCITCEKCFSKKDLLTIHMRTHTGEQPFSCTTCGKRFTSKGNLTSHMRSHTGEKPFSCIICEKRFRKKNLVTIHMRTHTGEQPFPCATCGKRFTSRGNLTCHMRIHTGEKPFSCKTCEKRFNSRGNLTRHMRSHTGEKPFSCITCEKCFSKKTLLTIHMRTHTGEKPFSCTTCKKKFNSQSGLTNHMTSHTGQKPFSCITCEKGFGKKDLLTIHMRTHTGEQPFPCRTCDKRFTSRGNVTRHEKSHRSKAFLMHNL